One Bufo gargarizans isolate SCDJY-AF-19 chromosome 3, ASM1485885v1, whole genome shotgun sequence DNA segment encodes these proteins:
- the LOC122933192 gene encoding keratin, type II cytoskeletal 5-like, with the protein MSRQTTFKKNFSAASAVPLVLNRSGFSAFSVSCSGGGGRVSSGGFGSRSLSGLGVNKRISLGSQSRYGYGSGFGSGSRAGFSISSGFGVGQGFGGGPGFLVCPPGGIQEVTTNQSLLAPLNLEIDPHIQRVRTEESEQIKTLNNRFASFIDKVRFLEQQNKVLETKWSLLQEQGVQTIRNGLETIFENYINQLRRQLDITFDLPRLEAELRHNQDAVEDSKAKYEDEINKRTAAENEFAVLKKDVDAAYMNKVDLESRVNSLNDEINFLRALYEAEIAQMQAQISDTSVVLSMNNNRDLDLDGIIAEVKAQYEDIANRSRQEAESWCQSKYEELQMSAGRHGDDLRCTKTEIAELNRVINRLRFEIENVKKQVAELQKAINEAEERGDLALKDAKQKFAELEDALQKAKQDMARQLRDYQKLLNVKLSLDIEIATYRKLLEEEESRLTGEGVGPVNISVVSSSYGGSSGGGQGYGIGVGQGYSFGGGFGSGNRSGYGGGISGGSFISSSGKI; encoded by the exons ATGTCTCGCCaaacaacttttaaaaaaaacttcagCGCTGCTTCTGCAGTACCATTAGTGCTAAACCGAAGTGGCTTCAGCGCATTCTCTGTCTcttgtagtggtggtggtggccggGTAAGCTCTGGTGGCTTTGGCAGCAGAAGTCTTAGTGGCTTAGGAGTAAACAAAAGAATTTCATTGGGCTCTCAGTCCCGCTATGGATATGGGTCTGGGTTTGGATCTGGTAGTAGAGCAGGCTTCAGTATAAGTTCTGGATTTGGTGTTGGGCAAGGATTTGGAGGTGGACCAGGATTTCTAGTTTGCCCACCTGGAGGAATCCAAGAAGTCACAACTAATCAAAGCCTTTTAGCTCCTCTCAATTTGGAAATTGACCCACATATTCAAAGAGTGCGCACAGAAGAAAGTGAACAGATTAAGACTCTCAACAACAGATTTGCATCCTTCATCGACAAG GTACGTTTTCTAGAGCAACAGAACAAGGTTTTGGAGACCAAATGGAGCCTCCTGCAAGAACAGGGAGTCCAAACAATTAGAAATGGCCTTGAGACCATTTTTGAAAACTACATTAATCAACTTCGGAGACAATTAGACATAACATTTGATTTGCCTCGTTTGGAAGCTGAGTTGAGACACAATCAAGATGCTGTAGAGGATTCCAAGGCAAA ATATGAAGATGAAATTAACAAGAGAACAGCAGCAGAGAACGAATTTGCGGTGCTCAAAAAG GATGTGGATGCTGCCTACATGAACAAAGTAGATCTGGAATCTAGGGTGAATTCTCTGAATGATGAGATCAACTTCTTGAGGGCCCTGTATGAAGCG GAAATTGCCCAGATGCAGGCACAAATCTCAGACACATCTGTGGTTTTGTCTATGAACAATAACAGAGATTTGGACCTTGATGGCATCATCGCAGAGGTCAAGGCTCAGTATGAAGACATTGCCAACAGAAGCCGACAGGAAGCAGAGTCTTGGTGCCAATCCAAG TATGAGGAGCTCCAAATGTCTGCTGGAAGACATGGTGATGATCTGAGATGCACAAAAACTGAAATTGCAGAGCTAAACCGTGTGATTAACAGACTGCGTTTTGAGATTGAGAATGTGAAGAAACAA GTTGCCGAGCTGCAGAAGGCAATTAATGAAGCTGAGGAACGGGGAGATCTTGCATTGAAGGATGCCAAACAAAAGTTTGCCGAGCTGGAAGATGCTTTACAGAAGGCCAAGCAGGACATGGCTCGCCAACTGCGTGACTACCAGAAGCTGTTGAATGTCAAACTGTCTCTAGATATTGAGATTGCCACTTACAGGAAACTACTGGAAGAAGAGGAGAGCAG GTTGACTGGAGAAGGTGTAGGACCTGTAAATATCT CCGTTGTAAGTTCATCTTATGGAGGTAGCAGTGGAGGTGGTCAAGGCTATGGCATTGGAGTTGGTCAAGGCTATAGCTTTGGAGGTGGATTTGGCTCAGGCAATAGAAGCGGATATGGTGGAGGTATCAGTGGAGGAAGTTTCATTTCCAGCAGtggaaaaatttga